The following are from one region of the Saccharomyces kudriavzevii IFO 1802 strain IFO1802 genome assembly, chromosome: 12 genome:
- the RNP1 gene encoding Rnp1p (similar to Saccharomyces cerevisiae SBP1 (YHL034C) and RNP1 (YLL046C); ancestral locus Anc_4.7): MLIEEIEFYNADGKKTTTVVPEKKHLKKKALNDRRSLYVGNLPNKCCKQDLRDLFEPDFGKITTIMLKKKQLKKPPKTFAFVEFEEGIDLKKVKEQMHDKVFMDKTIVIENILTREEKRSEDNNNHINTKPESDTKSNSGFKALSTHTLYVKNIPMKSSNEELAEIFGVAPRNINFVKRQLVDLRTNKAFFSDEFHTGEAFIKFDNLRAKDDIQKKCQEFQGQKASNGRVLLVKVASAKKNEQDQKVKDIEKIKQK, encoded by the coding sequence ATGTTAATAGAGGAGATAGAATTTTACAATGCCGATGGCAAAAAGACAACCACCGTTGTTcctgaaaagaaacatttgaaaaaaaaagccttGAATGATAGAAGATCCTTGTATGTTGGGAATCTTCCTAATAAGTGTTGTAAGCAAGACCTTAGAGATTTGTTTGAACCTGATTTTGGTAAGATAACTACCATTatgctgaagaaaaagcaactCAAGAAACCACCAAAAACATTTGCGTTTgtagaatttgaagaaggcatagacttgaaaaaagtaaaagagCAAATGCATGATAAAGTTTTCATGGATAAGACAATTGTTATTGAAAACATCTTAACCAGAGAGGAGAAAAGATCTGAAGACAATAATAACCATATCAATACCAAACCTGAATCAGATACAAAATCAAATTCTGGCTTCAAAGCACTATCCACGCACACTCTTTACGTGAAAAACATTCCCATGAAGTCCTCAAATGAGGAACTGGCTGAGATCTTCGGCGTTGCTCCTAGAAACATCAATTTTGTAAAGAGACAGTTGGTGGATTTGAGGACAAATAAGGCTTTCTTTTCCGACGAATTTCATACAGGCGAAGCCTTCATCAAGTTTGACAACCTGCGAGCAAAAGATGacattcaaaagaaatgcCAAGAGTTTCAAGGTCAAAAGGCAAGTAACGGTAGAGTATTACTGGTTAAGGTAGCCtctgccaagaaaaatgaacaagACCAAAAAGTCAAAGATATTGAGAAAATAAAGCAAAAGTAG
- the RPL8B gene encoding 60S ribosomal protein eL8 (similar to Saccharomyces cerevisiae RPL8A (YHL033C) and RPL8B (YLL045C); ancestral locus Anc_4.8) codes for MAPGKKVAPAPFGAKSTKSNKTKNPLTHSTPKNFGIGQAVQPKRNLSRYVKWPEYVRLQRQKKILSIRLKVPPTIAQFQYTLDRNTAAETFKLFNKYRPETAAEKKERLTKEAAAIAEGRSKQDASPKPYAVKYGLNHVVSLIENKKTKLVLIANDVDPIELVVFLPALCKKMGVPYAIVKGKARLGTLVNQKTSAVAALTEVRAEDEAALAKLVSTIDANFAGKYDEVKKHWGGGVLGNKAQAKMDKKAKTSESA; via the coding sequence atggcTCCAGGTAAGAAAGTTGCTCCAGCTCCATTCGGTGCTAAGTCCACCAAGTCTAACAAGACCAAGAACCCATTGACTCACTCTACTCCAAAGAACTTTGGTATTGGTCAAGCCGTCCAACCAAAGAGAAACTTGTCCAGATACGTCAAATGGCCAGAATACGTCAGATTGCAAagacaaaagaagatattgTCCATCAGATTGAAGGTTCCTCCAACCATTGCTCAATTCCAATACACTTTGGACAGAAACACTGCTGCTGAAACCTTCAAGTTGTTCAACAAGTACAGACCAGAGACTGCTGccgaaaagaaggaaagattGACCAAGGAAGCCGCCGCCATCGCTGAAGGTAGATCCAAGCAAGACGCTTCTCCAAAGCCATACGCCGTCAAGTACGGTTTGAACCACGTCGTCTCCTTGattgaaaacaagaagactAAGTTGGTTTTGATCGCTAACGATGTCGACCCAATTGAATTGGTTGTTTTCTTGCCAGCTTTGTGTAAGAAGATGGGTGTTCCATACGCCATTGTCAAGGGTAAGGCCAGATTAGGTACTTTGGTCAACCAAAAGACCTCCGCTGTCGCCGCTTTGACTGAAGTCAGAGCTGAAGACGAAGCTGCTTTGGCTAAGTTGGTTTCCACCATCGACGCCAACTTCGCCGGCAAATACGACGAAGTCAAGAAGCACTGGGGTGGTGGTGTTCTAGGTAACAAGGCTCAAGCCAAGATGGACAAGAAAGCTAAGACTTCCGAATCCGCTTAA
- the ATG10 gene encoding E2-like conjugating enzyme (similar to Saccharomyces cerevisiae ATG10 (YLL042C); ancestral locus Anc_4.12), producing the protein MILYEEWRSQLDLLFNSNVLQSWALCQEIHLDDKTNALSLRLRPTHRLQEDTKRVEKKSLDHIQLCLTYSKIYNEPLLLLRIWEEKCTENILLTKLMFPAKVESLLGVEGKFQLGLDTVIDLENSLWYSFHPCDTPNIVGDLPEFKSTYLRRWVSIFVFSWLGYEGA; encoded by the coding sequence ATGATACTGTATGAAGAATGGCGAAGTCAGCTAGATTTATTGTTCAACTCAAATGTTTTACAGAGTTGGGCTCTTTGCCAAGAAATCCATCTGGATGATAAGACGAATGCACTGTCTTTACGTTTAAGGCCTACTCACAGGCTTCAGGAGGACACTAAACGtgtagaaaagaaatcattggATCACATACAACTATGCCTTACATATTCGAAGATATATAACGAGCCTTTGTTGCTTTTACGAATATGGGAGGAGAAATGCACAGAGAATATACTGTTGACCAAATTAATGTTCCCAGCTAAGGTCGAATCTTTACTGGGTGTCGAAGGCAAGTTTCAATTGGGGTTGGATACTGTTATcgatttggaaaatagtCTATGGTATTCTTTCCATCCATGCGATACGCCAAATATAGTCGGTGATCTGCCCGAATTCAAATCAACTTACTTGAGACGATGGGTGAGTATTTTCGTATTTAGTTGGTTAGGCTATGAAGGTGCGTAG
- the SDH2 gene encoding succinate dehydrogenase iron-sulfur protein subunit SDH2 (similar to Saccharomyces cerevisiae SDH2 (YLL041C); ancestral locus Anc_4.13) translates to MLNVLLRKNGLGLVSKRGLATATAAAATHTPRMKTFKIYRWNPDEPSAKPHLQSYQVDLNDCGPMVLDALLKIKDEQDATLTFRRSCREGICGSCAMNIGGRNTLACICKIDQNESKQIKIYPLPHMFIVKDLVPDLTNFYQQYKSIQPYLQRSSFPKDGTEVLQSIEDRKKLDGLYECILCACCSTACPSYWWNQEQYLGPAVLMQAYRWLVDSRDQATKTRKAMLNNSMSLYRCHTIMNCTRTCPKGLNPGLAIAEIKKSLAFA, encoded by the coding sequence ATGTTGAACGTGCTATTGAGGAAGAACGGCCTTGGTTTGGTGTCTAAGAGAGGGTTGGCTACAGCCACAGCAGCTGCAGCTACGCACACCCCTAGAATGAAAACCTTCAAAATTTACAGATGGAACCCAGATGAGCCTAGTGCTAAACCTCATTTGCAGTCATATCAAGTGGATTTGAACGATTGTGGGCCCATGGTGCTGGATGCGTTGTTGAAGATCAAAGACGAACAGGATGCTACCCTAACTTTCAGAAGATCATGTAGGGAAGGTATTTGTGGTTCATGCGCCATGAATATTGGTGGCAGAAACACTTTAGCTTGTATATGTAAGATTGACCAGAACGAATCCAAACAAATTAAGATTTACCCATTACCTCACATGTTTATCGTCAAGGACTTGGTGCCTGATTTGACTAATTTCTACCAACAATACAAATCTATTCAGCCTTACTTGCAAAGATCATCGTTCCCAAAAGACGGAACAGAGGTGCTGCAAAGTATTGAAGACCGTAAGAAATTAGATGGTCTCTACGAGTGTATTTTGTGTGCATGTTGTTCTACTGCATGTCCATCGTACTGGTGGAATCAAGAGCAATATCTGGGCCCTGCTGTGCTAATGCAAGCTTACCGTTGGCTCGTTGATTCCAGAGATCAGGCCACAAAGACGAGGAAGGCCATGCTAAACAATTCTATGTCTTTATACAGATGTCATACCATCATGAACTGTACAAGAACTTGTCCAAAGGGTTTGAATCCTGGTTTGGCCATTGCCgaaatcaagaaatctttggCTTTTGCCTAG
- the FPS1 gene encoding Fps1p (similar to Saccharomyces cerevisiae FPS1 (YLL043W); ancestral locus Anc_4.10) yields the protein MSNPQKALNDFLSNESVHTHESSRKQSNNRQSSEEGRFSSQPPHHHSVGSNNNTTNNNSSNGNSNDGGSDDDYDYEMQDYRPSPQSARPTPTYVPQYSVESGAAFPIQEVIPSAYMNTQDLNHKDNGPPSANSNRAFRPRGQTTVSANVLNVEDFYKNADDSHTIPESHMSRRRSRSRATSNAGHSAATGATNGRTTGAQTNMENNEPPRNVPIMVKPKTLYQNPQTPTVLPSTYHPINKWSSVKNTYLKEFLAEFMGTMVMIIFGSAVVCQVNVAGKIQQDSFNVALDNLNVTGSSAETVDAMKSLTSLVSSVSGGTFDDVALGWAAAVVMGYFCAGGSAISGAHLNPSITLANLVYRGFPLKKVPYYFAGQLIGAFTGALILFIWYKRVLQEAYSDWWMNESVAGMFCVFPKPYLSSGRQFFSEFLCGAMLQAGTFALTDPYTCLSSDVFPLMMFILIFVINASMAYQTGTAMNLARDLGPRLALYAVGFDHKMLWVHHHHFFWVPMVGPFVGALMGGLVYDVCIYQGHESPVNWSLPVYKEMIMRAWFRRPGWKKRNRARRTSDLSDFSYNNDDDEEFGERMALQKTKTKSSISDNENDAGEKKVQFKSVQRGKRTFGGIPTILEEEDSIETASLGASTTDSIGLSDISSEDSHYGNVKKVT from the coding sequence ATGAGTAATCCTCAAAAAGCTCTAAACGATTTTTTATCTAATGAATCCGTCCATACGCATGAGAGTTCTAGAAAACAATCTAATAATAGACAGTCGTCTGAGGAGGGACGTTTTTCGTCACAGCCTCCACATCATCACTCGGTCGGTAGTAATAACAACACCACTAATAATAACAGCAGTAACGGCAACAGCAATGATGGAGGCAGTGATGACGACTATGACTATGAGATGCAGGATTATAGACCATCACCACAAAGTGCACGTCCGACCCCTACATACGTTCCTCAGTATTCTGTAGAAAGTGGAGCGGCTTTCCCGATCCAAGAGGTTATCCCTAGCGCGTACATGAACACACAAGATTTGAACCATAAAGACAACGGCCCACCGAGTGCAAATAGCAATAGAGCATTTAGGCCTAGAGGCCAGACCACCGTATCAGCCAACGTGCTCAACGTTGAGGATTTCTACAAAAATGCAGATGACTCGCACACAATTCCAGAATCGCACATGTCGAGAAGGAGGAGCAGGTCAAGGGCTACCAGTAATGCTGGACACAGTGCTGCTACGGGCGCTACGAACGGAAGGACTACTGGTGCACAAACAAACatggaaaataatgaacCTCCACGAAACGTTCCCATTATGGTGAAACCGAAGACATTATACCAGAATCCTCAAACTCCAACGGTTTTGCCTTCCACGTACCATCCAATCAATAAATGGTCCTCTGTGAAAAATACATATTTGAAGGAGTTTTTGGCCGAGTTTATGGGGACGATGGTTATGATCATTTTCGGTAGCGCTGTCGTTTGTCAAGTCAATGTTGCCGGTAAAATACAGCAAGATAGTTTCAACGTGGCCTTGGATAACCTTAACGTTACCGGTTCTTCTGCAGAGACAGTTGACGCTATGAAGAGTTTAACTTCGTTGGTATCATCCGTTTCAGGCGGTACATTCGATGATGTGGCATTGGGTTGGGCCGCTGCGGTTGTGATGGGTTATTTCTGCGCCGGTGGTAGCGCTATTTCAGGTGCACATTTAAATCCTTCCATTACATTAGCCAATTTGGTATATAGAGGTTTTcccttgaaaaaagtgcCATATTACTTCGCCGGACAGCTGATCGGTGCCTTCACAGGCGCTTTGATTCTGTTTATCTGGTATAAAAGAGTCTTGCAAGAGGCATATAGTGATTGGTGGATGAACGAAAGTGTTGCTGGGATGTTTTGTGTTTTCCCAAAGCCGTATCTAAGTTCAGGCCGACAGTTTTTCTCCGAATTTCTATGTGGGGCTATGTTGCAAGCTGGTACATTTGCGTTGACTGATCCTTATACATGTCTATCGTCTGATGTCTTTCCATTGATGATGTTCATTCTAATTTTCGTTATCAATGCCTCCATGGCCTATCAAACAGGTACGGCGATGAATTTAGCCCGTGACTTGGGTCCACGCCTTGCCCTGTATGCGGTTGGGTTTGATCATAAGATGCTTTGGGTACATCACCACCATTTCTTTTGGGTACCGATGGTAGGCCCATTTGTTGGTGCGCTGATGGGCGGATTGGTTTACGATGTTTGTATTTACCAAGGCCATGAATCTCCAGTCAACTGGTCTTTACCAGTTTATAAGGAAATGATCATGAGAGCTTGGTTCAGAAGACCTGGttggaaaaagagaaacagAGCTAGAAGAACATCGGACTTGAGTGACTTCTCCTACAAtaacgacgatgatgaagaattcgGAGAAAGAATGGCTCTTCAAAAGACAAAGACTAAGTCATCCATTTCagacaatgaaaatgatgcaGGTGAAAAGAAGGTGCAATTTAAGTCTGTTCAACGTGGTAAAAGGACCTTTGGTGGTATACCAACTattcttgaagaagaagactCTATTGAAACTGCTTCATTAGGGGCCAGCACCACAGATTCCATCGGATTGTCTGATATATCATCAGAAGATTCACATTATGGGAACGTAAAGAAGGTAACATAG